The DNA segment TACAAAAAGTTTCGTTCAAAAACCTCAAAACGTTATAAAcatgcttttttatttatttttctagaagtggatattttttttttgtagaagtagataaaatgtttttaccttagataatgaaaataatagtaattaaaatttattaagaataggAACAATAAGTAGaagtagtaataaataataaatataatttggtaACTAGCGaaaggaaaatattctaataagtTTCTGTTTAatccataaaaaaattcaacttcagtgttttttattttgactttGGCAACGTGGAATATATGGACGAAAAAAGATAaggcaattttatttaacttttattgtaaatagacCAGTCTCGATAATTgttaaaacaagaaaaaaatataatacaatgaaaCCCATTAGAAAAGGAGGGAGTATtgaaaaaatgaaaagaaaaataatttacgggCGATCAGAGGTCGGGAAGGGTGTGGGGATGGGTATCTAAGGGTAAAAATGGCTTTTCTTGATTTCCGGCAAAACTAAAAGTcctaatgaaaaatgttatatggCAAAGTTGTAGGTAATAAAAAGATCTAAAACTTTCGTATTAACACTTTTTTCACATAACCTCaaaatttatgtgaaaaattcaaaataccaagttattttctaagttttttcacagacattaatattatttagttttattatagatataattaaatttttacaaggTGGTGGGAtgtagctgtggtcaagttactacagctcgaccATGAGCTGATTTGTACCACCCTCTGACAGAAGATCGGTGTGAAGTAGCCTAttatggctgcgtttcgtccgatgagtgaaagAGCCAGTTgtcctttcccttttcccaccctttcctctccctcttccacATTTTAAAAGCAGGCAAAGTAGTCGCAACATtccttatgttgcagatgttcTTGGCCGACGGTGACTATCTTCCATCAATTAGGTCGTcagctcgtttgccaccttggatataaaaaaaaatcggaaAAAAAGAATTAGCAAGCGTTTTTAATTAGTAACTTCACCTTTAAACGTAATAGATAGCAATGCACAAATAGAtactatgaaaaattaattattacaaaaaatcacTTACTCTGGTGCTGGTGATatcatttttacattataacatGATTATTggtatcaaattaatattaatatctgacGTTTTAATATGGTccaatatagattttaatgttttcgttAATTAATTACACACACTAAGTTAGTCATAGTgtgttaattgtatataattaccacaatacatttgaatgttttaaatgtcttGATATCGTACCTTTTTAATGCGAAAGAGCTTTTgcttttatcattaattttggTAACAACAGCATAACTTGAAGCTAATTGAGAAGTTCAGTAATGTTATGGAACTATTCAATTCGGTCTGAAAAACATTATTGTGGGTGTAGTTACATGATAAACTTaaaatggtaatattttttgaggcCTTGGTCGTGACGACATTTGCTTTATGATGTCTGAACGACACTGAgatgaatttttttacttaaaaacatattattacatCGTAGCTTACATCGTTCATTATAAGTAGAAATGATGACGTACTATTTGCATCAATTTGTTcagacaaaataattaaggGTGGGttagtttacaaaattaatctatttatattgtatacatatatctcaAAGGTTAAATACAAACACAAATATCTATTTGGTTAAGTTATAGATTATTCATAAAGATATGATTCTTACTAGTCATATGAAATGACTGTAATGTAATCGTAACTTTGgtttagaaataaatcaaatgttatttcttcatatttttgttaaataacatctcataatatatattttttgactaGCATTCAGTGCCTAACCAGAGGTGAAAGCAGTTTTTTTCCTACCTAGGATTACAACACAGCAACCTACCCACATATtgattattgatatatattgaatgaagTTATTTCGTTTTCTGCAGTTTTATGACATATCATTCTTTTTGAATTTGATTGAAAGCAATTACATtccatatatttctattagttatagaataatttttatggtagtggagcctagctgtggtcagtTACTGCAACTCGAACATGGGCTAGCTCGTACGGGAAAGTACCAccttctcacagaagatcggcgtgattAGTGGTacgaagtagtctttaatgggtGCGTTTCGTCCAATGATTGAGGGAGTCAGCTGCCCCTTTTCCGTCCCCACCCTTTCCTTCTTCCTCAACAACCAAGGTtagcaacgcatccgcaacatgtcttatgttgcagatgttcATGGCCGACGGTGACTAGTGCCCATGCAGTAGGTCGTCTACTCGATGGCcacttttttcataaaaaagtaataatattttatttttattttttaaatagatatattattttatggccacaatacaaataaacatatattttttcataatcacTAGCGAAAAATAAGGAATTAATTTGGCTATTATTCCAACTCATACTGTTGTTTATCtgtttgattaattttgtctTTCGATACTCAAGAAATGGTTTTCAGGTGTTACACATTCAAAGTTGAATATAAGAGAGTAATGTTCCATCTTACGTGTTTTATGTCTGTGATGTAATTTTGTCTAAAAGTCTTATGTTAATAATGAatcaatttgaatattttgtttccgCCAAATGAACCGGTCATAATCACTATTTTCAATCTGTTCAACGACGTAGAATATCCTCAAAATGAAGTGTAAATATGCATCTTTCCCCGCTGTTGTCAATTTACAATTTGACGCGTCATTTCATCCTATCTGACGGCCTAAATGAGCTCAAGAACTGAAATCGCGACATGCTGTCGCCTACAGAATCGGAGCAATAAAGTACACGCCTGACAGATTTAATTTAGGAACATGgtatattttaactgaaatgAATTAAGtgggatatttaaaattaattgaattaatgtatttattgtttgaagtaataaatatgaatgccacttatttaaattccatttacctatatatattttttattctcaaacATGGGACGAAGATAATTGATATGTGAATTTTTTTCTCAGGTTCATATCGGAATTATATCAACTTATGGTAGTCAGTGTATGTTTAACTTATACCTGTTCTAATgtcaatacattattatataaaattagtaacTGGTGAAGTTTCAGAACAATTTTACAagggaattattttttatatacaataaatacacaaTATCTCATAagtgaaactagtatttttcggataaactacgacgcgtgatttatttttgtaaaaaactacatactccccgACACATACtccattttacaaaaataaatcacgcgtagtttatctgTAAAAtacttgtttcatttaaatgaataaaactcgcgaaaatcttagatctcattatctcATAAGtgcttttattttgtcatatcAATAACTTGCTAAGTTACTATTTGACTGGGCACGAAAGTCAGGGTATTTGATGGTATCGTTTAAATTTGCTTATAATGGACAAAGGAATGAAAATCCCTCCTTACGTTTGTTCAGTCAACCTAAAGTTTGACTTCGCTACTCATTGGATTAAGATGACTAAGTACAAGTTAGTCTTTGTTTGAATCGTCGCCgctttgttgtaaataaattttgcttcGCACTACCACGCTGAGGACCTCTATAATTTTGACAttgtattataacattattttattgtaatattattacaaaatgaacaaatttttGGCAACGGTTTGATTGAATGATATCTTTCGTATATTCAAATGTCtcctcataatatttttattctgttatcCTCCGTCTCTAATTCTGTAttcttacttttataatagcaGACTACTTCTGTTATAATCTTTCACAATAACTAAGGGTCTCGTTTTTCACGTTAAGATAattgacaataattttatcagaaaTAAGGGTAACATAACAGAAATGTTCTGTATCTATTCAATGAATGCTCTCATATTACTGGCATTACAGGTCGGATGGTTATGATGGACAATTATAGCCAGGAATAGGGAACGGATTATTGAATTAGCTCGATAAATAGGTTATAATAATTGCCCTCAAACCAGAGCACCTGATTCCTTTCAGTAATGATTAAGCAATTATACGTTATGCGAGCaacttattgaatattaatgtcGCGCGTTGTTctcataacatataaaatgggGTTTATCTGAAATTTCTCCACATTCAGTACTACAACGACCTAAGAGAGGCATCTCAAGAAGAAAATGTAAGTAgcgtttttatattctatagttATGGTCTGCCGCAAGTGATTGATCTTGTAGAACATttagtttcttattataaattattattttattataaattataattatttatacattttacaatagATACTAAACTAAatctcacatctcgtctgcccgtgatcacggttgctgaaaaataatcgaaacgtcgggactatgtagtttttttaaaataataaaaatccgcgttgtttatccgaaaaatattagtttcatttaaatgaataaaactcgcgaaaatcttagatctcattactaaAGTAAATGCTTATTTATCACTTACTTTTACTTGGTTTTGGAGATAGTTCAAATTTAGTTCCTAAGACCAAATATTTTGCACAATTTTTACTCAATAAGCAAAAACATGATCCATTTTTTTACGATCTCCTAGATGTACATCATCAAGTCTTCCTCTTTGGCCGTCCTAGCGACTCTAGTTACGATGTGCTGTGGTCACATCGGCGGCAGCCAATTTGCGCTTCAGGATGTCAGTCCTCAAGTCTACTGTGGTAGAACCCTCGCCAGAGTCCTAGCCATGTTGTGTTATGATGAAGTTTCGAATGAAAAAAGATCCGAATCTGGAACTATGTTCAGTATGTACATACTTAtacttatacttatataacgtaaaaaataacagtctTGTTGCCTAGAAACTAGATAACAACATTACAACACTTTAATTGTTaagtgtttataatatttgaattttttttataattaaaatcgttttataatttttctgcaGATTCTCTTCTAACACCTTATAACAAAGATCAGGAGAACCAACTGGGCTGGCCGTGGATTCCACCCCAAAAAGCCAGGAGCATGGGTATGTCTCGAGGGAAGCGTTTCGTGGTTAGCGAATGCTGCGATAAAGCCTGCAGCATCAGCGAATTAATGTCCTACTGTTAGAGACGAACACCTGGAAATACGGCGATGgaattgtttgttaaatgttttctttccTGGAGTCTATTTATAGCACACGTTCagtatattttcatgaatTGTTCTAGTCTTTAGTCATTCTCATTGATTGTTTAGCATTTAACATTACATTGTTGTtagatatattgttttattgccTGTTCTTAACAGAGTTTTAAGCTtgcaaaaatatcattatacagATTGTTGCAATGAAAccggaattttattttaaatcatggtggaaaacactttattttgcaaaaaaaaacattatttaatataaatcgatAATGAATTAACTGAATTGGAAAATATGATGagcatgttttttattaatgggcttgaattttttttaaatattttttctatactaTCTCAGTCTAGATAGTAACCTAAATAGGCAAGGAAGATAATATTGATTGTGtctagtaattttaaaactggATAGTTAAAAATTCGTGAAGATTAGTCCAATTTAGAGGTTGTTGACATCCTAATTTCATTGCAGACATCACTTACGGTATATTGCCCTTCCTTTACGTGTCTTTAGTCTGTGGTCATTTGATACACTCGTATCCGATCTATGCAAATTATATAAGGAATAAATATCACCAgtctattcaaatataatggtGGTTTTGTATAAATGTTCATAGTATATTAGAATTATGCTCGCAACAAATTAGTTAATTAGAGTACTTACAAACcaagttataattttgttctgttaaatttattagattgGATTAACGATGTCTTTGTTCACATCAGAgtctataagtttttttattagtaatttaacagattataaatatatacagaaatgGTAGATGTTTAGCcaccaaataaaatgaataaaagatttttattgaattacagTAGGGTggaaaattaacttttatgtcCTAAAAAcgcaaaaattaattaaataataacaataacgaaataaatataaaaaatacttggacattctgtttaaatattttgaaatatctcatatgaaagtaaataatCTTTGGGTTAAATGATTTCAGTCTCTAATGCCTACCGAAATAACAAGACCTCATAACTGCGACATCGGTTTGTTTCGAACCACAACTTGAACGCGCAGACGTGTAGcttttaattgtaacaaaagACACTGACCACATATAAGATCAAAGCATTCACTGTTTATATTTCGGTTATAATTTACTGTAACTTCTCACTGTCATTTTTGTTCAAACACGAAATGAATGTCAGTGAAATTGAATTGCATTTTCAATTAGTTTTCTTAGATTCATCACTAATAGGAAAATCGGAACATCAGATTTCTTACAAAtatacatgaaataatatGTGATGTAGTGCGTAACTTCTTATTAggaaattgtttttctttttaaatattttcgctATATTGTATTGAGGTTTTAAAAGACTAATTTTAAGTAACTAtactatttatgttaatagttATTTGCGGGTAACCAATTtcttatcaattatattaagattgagaaaatataaaaattatatataaataatgggTTTATTTTGCTAATAAGTTAGACTATAGACTGGTTATTTGGACAAATTTTATACGATTAGGAATTTCTAAAGTATGGGTAAGTTTACTGTTAACGATTATGATGACTGATTATCCAGTAACTGGGACACAGACAGCTGCGGTCACgctgaaactaaaatttagtaaatttataatataattatgctaCATTACATTGGAAAACTATTACAAAACCGTAATTAAATAGACACTACTAATAAATACTAGAtagttgaattaaattttgttaagtgTTCAAAAGTGAGTGTTATTTAGAcgccttaaaattttaaaaataatgtataccaaaataatattttatgttaatttatgaCCAGAACGAAATAGAATCATCATGTGAGACAAACTTCCGAAAACTTCGGTTACCACTTAACCGCTGTATGGATCGAAAGCAACATTAAACTaactttaagtaatatttatttactttatattacatttgatatacaaatatgcttttaattatatgtcacaattaatgatatctaaaattttcatacacttaaaaatgaaatatgtttttgggATATAATTACgcaactttaaaatttaaaatttttccgacttttcaattactttacagcaaccgttcACGTTCCGCGAACAGACGAGGTTAAAGTGTGTGTCAGTCGTTATAAAATCgcataattacatatattcaaaaactAGTAAAATAGTTGACTACTATTAGTAACtgtttttaatcttataactAATTCAAACAAgtgttcaaaaattaaatccacATATTCAAGACAGCgaggtataataaaatataaaagttgtacTAGAAATAAGTTTATCAGTGCTTCCAGttcgatattaattattacagatggcgctagttttccctcataagagtttccaacACAGATGTCATGTAAAGCATGCTGTGgctctaattttaaattataaaataaattgttaagtatttggacatttaaattactttacagaaatattattaacatctactatcataaaaattcccaattaatatatgaatataaataacgttaatTACTAAGTTATTATTTCTCAAAGCACAAACTGAAGACAACACGTTCTGatagttatttcattttagttgCAAGCTGATTGGCTTTAGTTATTCGAATGAATTGAGTAACGAGTTTCAGAAACTTTGACAATTATATAActcctttgtatttttttttatttcaaaggcgGCAAAGGCGCAAGATAAGGGGTGTTACAGATGCGATACGGTTCTTCATTGTGGGAGAAggacaggaaagggtgggaaagaAGAAAGGGCAAGCgactctcactcatcggacgaaacgcagccatttaaGACTACTTcgcgccgatcttctgtgagagggtatAATATCCCCGGCCGAGCTAGCCTATGTTCGATCTGTAGTAAGTGACCGCAGCTAGGTTTTACTACCTATAAAATTGTTGTGATTgtaaaaagaaagtttttatcatgaattaaataaaatatgaagcgaatatgtaataaatggtACATTGAATAATCTTTGTGAGGTTATAGTgtttgaagtttaaattttaaattcaaaaagcaAATTTCATacgaaatgtttaattttttatgtaaaggtCATAAAGTCACGAGTAATGAAATGCAATTATAGtgaattataagaaaaatcctttaaaaaaaccatttatttgaatgtgctaaaacgaaaaaaaaatccgcCTTTATGACTCTTTTTATCTACTTATGATGTTATCACATCTTGCAAGTCAATTTTAAAGCAAATGAAATGTCTTCAAAATGAAATTCAGTTTGGATgacaataaatgttaaatttatgaagaattttttaatctaacatGAAGCGTATTCACGTGGGTGGGCtagttgtttttatatgcATATCGCAAGAGAGcataaaaatttctataaccCATCATAAGTTCGTGTATTGAACAGACgtttgaattatttgaattacgtGGAcgttataactaaataattcgTTGTAATGagttttcaaataacattGATGTTCAAACAGCGTTAGTGAGTTATTAGACTTCTTTTGAATAACACTGACACGGGTAAAGAAGATTACATTAGAggctttaaatatacatttcttgAGGA comes from the Danaus plexippus chromosome 15, MEX_DaPlex, whole genome shotgun sequence genome and includes:
- the LOC116766274 gene encoding insulin-related peptide 2-like — encoded protein: MYIIKSSSLAVLATLVTMCCGHIGGSQFALQDVSPQVYCGRTLARVLAMLCYDEVSNEKRSESGTMFNSLLTPYNKDQENQLGWPWIPPQKARSMGMSRGKRFVVSECCDKACSISELMSYC